From Polynucleobacter sp. MWH-Braz-FAM2G, a single genomic window includes:
- a CDS encoding tartrate dehydrogenase: MKTYQIASVPGDGIGKEVIPECEKVLNALSKKYPEVAFEFEHFDWGGDYYRKHGIMMPENGLDSLRSKDAILFGSAGDPNIPDHITLWGLRLKICQGFDQYANVRPTRILPGIETPLRNCKPDQLDWVIVRENSEGEYSGVGGRAHQGHPIEVASDMSIMTRVGVERVQRFAFQLAQSRPRKHLTVITKSNAQRHGMVMWDEIANIVAKDFPDVTWDKELVDAATARMVNRPESLDTIVATNLHADVLSDLAAALAGSLGIAPTANLDPERRYPSMFEPIHGSAFDIMGKGLANPIGTFWSAVMMLDFLGEKTLGAKLMAAIETVTANPQLHTRDLGGTAMMSDVTNAVIEEISK; this comes from the coding sequence ATGAAGACGTATCAGATTGCGTCCGTTCCAGGGGACGGCATTGGCAAAGAAGTGATTCCAGAATGCGAAAAGGTCTTAAATGCCTTGAGCAAAAAATATCCTGAAGTCGCTTTTGAGTTTGAGCACTTTGATTGGGGTGGTGACTACTACCGCAAACACGGCATCATGATGCCCGAGAATGGCCTGGACTCTTTGCGCTCCAAAGACGCTATCTTGTTTGGTTCTGCTGGCGACCCCAATATTCCGGATCACATTACTCTGTGGGGCTTGCGTCTCAAAATCTGCCAAGGTTTTGATCAGTACGCAAACGTGCGCCCTACGCGCATTCTTCCCGGCATTGAAACGCCACTACGCAATTGCAAACCCGATCAACTCGATTGGGTCATTGTGCGCGAAAACTCTGAAGGCGAATACTCTGGCGTAGGTGGTAGAGCGCATCAAGGTCACCCGATTGAAGTGGCATCTGATATGAGCATTATGACTCGCGTTGGTGTAGAACGAGTGCAACGCTTTGCTTTTCAGTTAGCGCAGTCGCGCCCTCGCAAGCACCTTACCGTCATTACCAAGTCGAATGCACAGCGTCACGGCATGGTGATGTGGGATGAAATTGCCAACATCGTTGCCAAAGACTTTCCGGATGTCACTTGGGACAAAGAATTAGTAGATGCTGCTACCGCACGGATGGTCAATCGCCCAGAATCCTTAGACACCATTGTGGCTACCAACTTGCATGCGGATGTACTGAGCGACTTAGCAGCAGCTCTTGCTGGTAGCTTAGGTATCGCGCCTACAGCCAATCTTGATCCAGAGCGTCGCTACCCCTCGATGTTTGAACCCATCCATGGTTCTGCCTTTGACATTATGGGTAAAGGTCTTGCCAATCCGATTGGCACCTTTTGGTCGGCCGTGATGATGCTCGACTTCTTAGGTGAAAAAACCCTAGGAGCCAAGTTAATGGCAGCCATTGAAACAGTGACTGCTAATCCTCAGTTGCACACCCGTGATTTAGGCGGAACAGCCATGATGAGTGATGTCACCAATGCAGTAATCGAGGAGATCTCCAAATGA
- a CDS encoding surface-adhesin E family protein, whose protein sequence is MKKFLAAISILAVQFTGMQSAYAFLQSVPGYVGDGALFVETDSIVKNGPIVNLIYVENFNQPQAYSSQTYLSKATDVRIDCTDKRIYARAEAFFSDINLQGDFLGKYYLRDEFGQTPASGSWNFNLIKIGCGFAL, encoded by the coding sequence ATGAAAAAGTTTTTGGCAGCAATCTCTATTTTGGCGGTTCAATTTACAGGCATGCAAAGTGCTTATGCTTTTTTGCAATCTGTGCCAGGGTATGTTGGTGATGGTGCTTTATTTGTCGAAACTGATTCCATTGTCAAAAATGGTCCGATAGTCAATCTGATCTATGTAGAAAACTTTAATCAGCCACAAGCCTATAGCTCACAGACCTATTTATCCAAGGCTACCGATGTGCGCATTGATTGCACGGACAAACGCATCTATGCTCGTGCCGAAGCATTCTTTAGCGACATTAATCTGCAAGGCGATTTCTTGGGTAAATATTACTTGCGGGATGAATTCGGTCAAACCCCAGCATCTGGAAGCTGGAATTTCAATCTCATCAAAATTGGCTGTGGATTTGCGCTCTAA
- a CDS encoding tetratricopeptide repeat protein codes for MHSLQKLLLGIFASALLLTSNLALAEATLPEVSQAIQSGQLAKADAMMKEVLQNHPNSAKAHYIASELYLREGKLDAARQAFVQAENLAPGLPFAQPESVQKLQAELRAGTVPAQVGTSAGAGSIFGSPVFWILIAILVAGVMFFMRKRQQPVQVYNAPTANGPYSGMPGAPGNYPPGYPGAPATGMGGGLMGSLATGAALGAGMVAGEALASHLMGGGQHPNPGNAGNVNNDFNQVGGFAPDAPNFGVNDTSSWDDGGSSSSWDDNGGGDFMSDV; via the coding sequence ATGCATTCATTACAAAAATTATTGCTTGGCATATTTGCCAGCGCACTATTGCTCACTAGCAATTTGGCTTTGGCTGAAGCCACTTTGCCAGAGGTTTCTCAAGCCATTCAATCTGGGCAGTTGGCAAAGGCCGATGCCATGATGAAAGAGGTATTGCAAAACCATCCTAACAGCGCCAAGGCGCATTACATTGCATCTGAGTTGTACCTCAGAGAAGGTAAGTTAGATGCTGCGCGCCAAGCGTTTGTGCAAGCAGAAAATCTAGCTCCTGGTTTGCCATTTGCACAACCTGAGTCAGTGCAAAAATTACAAGCAGAGTTACGTGCAGGTACGGTACCAGCGCAAGTGGGCACGAGCGCGGGCGCTGGCTCTATCTTTGGCAGCCCCGTGTTTTGGATTCTGATCGCTATTTTGGTTGCTGGAGTTATGTTCTTTATGAGAAAGCGTCAGCAACCAGTACAGGTATACAACGCACCTACTGCAAATGGTCCTTATTCTGGTATGCCAGGGGCTCCTGGCAACTATCCTCCTGGTTACCCAGGTGCTCCTGCAACTGGTATGGGCGGTGGGTTGATGGGTAGCTTGGCTACTGGTGCAGCGCTCGGTGCTGGCATGGTGGCAGGTGAAGCATTGGCTAGTCATTTGATGGGCGGTGGTCAACACCCTAATCCCGGTAATGCGGGTAATGTAAATAACGACTTTAATCAGGTGGGTGGCTTTGCACCAGATGCGCCAAACTTTGGCGTGAACGACACTAGTTCTTGGGATGATGGTGGCTCGTCTAGTTCTTGGGACGATAACGGTGGCGGTGATTTCATGAGCGATGTCTAA
- a CDS encoding Y-family DNA polymerase: MSASIAKLANPENSTNSLFALVDVNNFYVSCERVFQPKLEDVPMVVLSNNDGCAVARSAEVKALGVKMGTPWFQMQDLAKKHGIEAYSSNYTLYGDMSSRVVQVLRTFTPNLEVYSIDESFLQIETVLKQYQNTIELGQQIKQQVKDTTGLPVCVGIGASKTLAKLANHLAKKHKQFGGVCDVNAMAKAELYQWMSETDVGEVWGVGKQIAKKLKAQNIHSVFDLLQASPQAMRQQFGVVMERLCYELRGTSCLQLEEVAPAKQQIIASRSFGKLVTNQVELAQSVATHVARAAEKLRSQNSTTGALTVFIQTNPFKQNEPQHHQSVTIPLADPTDNTLTLTNAALAGLKQIYQANFRYKKAGVILNLISDKPTAQQSLFEDMETKGKSAHLMKAVDEINTRFGNAVIRSAAAGTNSTKQEWQMRSSNRSPNYTTQWDELPVAR, encoded by the coding sequence ATGAGTGCGTCGATTGCAAAACTCGCCAACCCTGAAAACTCTACAAACTCGCTTTTTGCATTAGTAGATGTCAACAACTTCTATGTCTCTTGTGAGCGTGTCTTTCAGCCGAAGCTAGAAGATGTGCCGATGGTGGTGTTATCGAATAATGACGGTTGCGCCGTAGCGCGTAGTGCTGAAGTCAAAGCCCTAGGTGTGAAGATGGGAACACCTTGGTTTCAGATGCAAGACTTGGCTAAAAAGCACGGTATTGAGGCGTATTCATCGAACTACACCTTGTATGGCGATATGAGTAGTCGCGTAGTGCAGGTGCTCAGAACTTTTACCCCCAATTTAGAGGTCTACAGTATTGATGAGAGCTTTTTGCAAATCGAAACCGTCTTAAAGCAATATCAAAACACGATTGAACTGGGGCAACAGATCAAGCAGCAAGTCAAAGACACGACTGGTCTGCCAGTGTGCGTTGGTATTGGTGCGAGTAAGACCTTAGCCAAGCTAGCCAATCATTTGGCCAAGAAGCACAAGCAGTTTGGGGGCGTGTGTGATGTTAATGCCATGGCAAAAGCAGAGCTATATCAGTGGATGAGTGAAACAGATGTGGGTGAGGTGTGGGGTGTTGGTAAGCAAATTGCCAAAAAGCTCAAAGCCCAGAACATCCATAGTGTGTTTGATCTATTGCAGGCCTCGCCACAAGCAATGCGTCAGCAATTTGGCGTGGTGATGGAGCGCCTTTGCTATGAGTTACGCGGCACCTCTTGTTTGCAGTTAGAAGAAGTAGCGCCAGCTAAGCAACAAATCATTGCCTCTCGTAGTTTTGGCAAGCTCGTGACTAATCAAGTGGAGCTTGCCCAGTCTGTCGCAACGCATGTGGCTAGAGCCGCAGAGAAGCTAAGAAGCCAGAACAGTACTACGGGCGCGCTCACCGTATTTATTCAAACTAATCCGTTTAAGCAAAACGAGCCACAGCATCATCAAAGCGTCACGATTCCGTTGGCAGATCCCACTGATAACACGTTGACGTTGACTAACGCAGCGCTCGCAGGTCTCAAGCAAATTTATCAGGCCAACTTTCGTTATAAAAAAGCGGGCGTCATTCTAAACTTAATTAGCGATAAACCAACAGCGCAGCAATCCTTGTTTGAGGACATGGAGACCAAGGGCAAGTCAGCGCACCTTATGAAGGCGGTAGACGAGATTAATACGCGCTTTGGTAACGCAGTGATTCGGTCGGCAGCTGCTGGTACCAACAGCACCAAACAAGAGTGGCAGATGAGATCAAGTAATCGCTCGCCAAACTACACCACCCAATGGGATGAGCTGCCAGTAGCAAGATAA
- a CDS encoding 3'-5' exonuclease codes for MPQAIIFDIEATDKNDAVIIEAASLDVTSLHPFEVGNPWVQRYNPGKPISLGALATHHIMDEELVNCPPSSSFRLPAGTKYLIGHNIDFDWVAIGSPEVKRICTLALARSLWPDLDSHTQSALLYYFERETARDQLRNAHSALADVWICSKIVGQILQKLQPVSLDALWEMSEKARIPKIMPYGKHKGELISQMPTDYKQWLLRQDNVSGYLRKALEAK; via the coding sequence ATGCCCCAAGCAATTATTTTCGATATAGAAGCAACCGATAAGAATGATGCTGTCATCATTGAAGCGGCTTCCCTGGATGTCACCTCATTGCACCCTTTTGAAGTGGGCAATCCTTGGGTGCAACGTTATAACCCAGGCAAGCCGATTAGCTTAGGCGCACTTGCGACTCACCACATCATGGATGAGGAGCTTGTCAATTGCCCACCAAGCAGTTCCTTTCGATTACCAGCAGGCACTAAATACCTTATTGGTCACAACATTGATTTTGACTGGGTTGCCATTGGTAGCCCTGAAGTAAAGCGAATTTGCACTCTCGCACTTGCGCGCAGCTTATGGCCTGATTTAGATAGTCATACTCAAAGCGCTTTACTCTATTACTTTGAACGTGAGACTGCTAGAGATCAACTACGTAATGCGCACAGCGCACTAGCTGATGTGTGGATTTGTTCAAAGATCGTTGGGCAAATTTTGCAAAAGCTACAACCGGTTTCTTTAGACGCCTTATGGGAAATGTCAGAAAAAGCCAGGATTCCGAAAATCATGCCTTATGGCAAACATAAGGGTGAACTCATTAGCCAAATGCCTACCGACTACAAACAATGGTTGCTGCGACAAGATAATGTCTCGGGGTATCTGCGCAAGGCTTTGGAGGCGAAGTAG
- a CDS encoding tripartite tricarboxylate transporter substrate binding protein: MNRYTLLKIWLSAGLICLGALCTAHAQPFPDKTIQYIIPFPAAGESDLVARYQADISAKKFKQPMVVINRAGAGGALVWSALNTYPADGTTVVGVNIPHTILQPLQEGIQYKTDDINAIYYYHFTPDALMVSADSPYKTYQEFIAAAKKEPGKMSLAGSAQFSANHMAVERLNKLAGVKINYVPFKGTGDLITALIGMHVDGAMGYLPLAIQQKGKVRTLAIATEKRNPALPDVPTFKELGLNWVDGAYRGVAVPKSTPLVLQQKMSDYFAQLNADPETKKKLEDAGFILVDIPLAKMPAFMKEKTAQAMDDAKNAGMIK; the protein is encoded by the coding sequence ATGAACCGATACACATTATTGAAGATCTGGCTAAGTGCTGGTTTGATTTGCTTAGGTGCGCTCTGCACAGCACATGCTCAACCTTTTCCTGATAAAACCATTCAGTACATCATCCCCTTTCCTGCTGCTGGTGAATCAGATTTAGTGGCGCGCTACCAAGCGGATATTTCTGCAAAGAAATTTAAGCAACCGATGGTTGTCATCAATCGCGCTGGCGCAGGTGGCGCTTTAGTGTGGAGTGCACTCAATACCTACCCCGCTGATGGCACGACTGTAGTTGGCGTGAATATTCCGCACACAATCTTGCAACCCTTACAAGAAGGCATTCAATACAAGACGGATGACATTAATGCTATCTACTACTATCACTTCACCCCTGATGCCTTGATGGTCTCTGCTGATAGTCCCTATAAGACCTACCAAGAATTTATTGCCGCCGCCAAAAAGGAACCAGGCAAGATGTCTTTAGCGGGTTCAGCGCAGTTCTCCGCTAATCACATGGCAGTGGAGCGCCTCAATAAATTAGCGGGCGTCAAAATCAATTACGTTCCCTTTAAAGGCACAGGCGATTTAATTACGGCTTTAATTGGGATGCACGTGGATGGCGCAATGGGTTATCTGCCACTAGCGATTCAACAAAAAGGCAAGGTGCGCACGCTAGCGATCGCCACCGAGAAACGCAATCCCGCCCTGCCCGATGTGCCCACCTTTAAAGAGCTCGGCCTGAACTGGGTCGATGGCGCATATCGTGGTGTAGCTGTACCGAAGAGCACCCCACTCGTGTTGCAACAAAAAATGTCAGATTATTTTGCGCAGCTGAACGCAGATCCAGAAACCAAGAAAAAATTAGAAGACGCTGGATTTATTTTGGTGGATATTCCCTTGGCAAAAATGCCTGCCTTTATGAAAGAGAAAACCGCTCAAGCCATGGATGATGCGAAGAATGCGGGAATGATTAAATAA
- a CDS encoding LexA family transcriptional regulator, which yields MNSAKTTLSQAPQALAGHFASYELKLLSHRISAGFPSPAADYAEDGLDLNHYLVQNKPATFMFTVKGDSMLGAGICDGDKVVVDKALKPKHKDIVVAVVNDEYTIKRLYQSRGRIELQPENPNYQPITFNEGSELQIWGVVVGVVRKYSTASTRYSKEGK from the coding sequence ATGAACTCCGCAAAAACCACCTTAAGCCAAGCGCCACAAGCCTTAGCAGGCCATTTTGCTAGCTATGAGCTCAAGCTACTCAGTCACCGGATTTCAGCTGGATTTCCCAGTCCAGCGGCAGATTACGCTGAAGACGGGCTCGATCTAAACCACTACTTAGTCCAGAACAAGCCAGCCACTTTCATGTTTACCGTCAAAGGGGATTCGATGTTAGGTGCCGGAATTTGTGACGGAGATAAGGTGGTGGTCGACAAGGCGCTCAAACCCAAACATAAAGACATCGTAGTAGCTGTTGTCAATGACGAGTACACCATTAAGCGTCTGTATCAATCGCGCGGCCGCATTGAGCTCCAACCAGAAAACCCGAACTACCAACCGATTACTTTTAACGAAGGTAGCGAGCTACAAATCTGGGGTGTGGTGGTTGGAGTGGTGCGTAAGTACAGCACAGCTAGCACCCGCTATAGCAAGGAAGGGAAGTGA
- a CDS encoding DUF1993 family protein — MALTMYQASIPQLTRMLNNLANILQKAEAFAKAKNIDEGILVNARLAPDMFPLTKQVQIACDQVKNGMARLAGIELPKFDDNETTFAQLQERITKTIAFANSITPAQLDGAEAKEIKFSIKEWNFEFVGEQYLLTWIIPNFYFHVTTAYDILRHNGLEIGKSDFLGG; from the coding sequence ATGGCATTAACTATGTATCAAGCATCCATTCCGCAACTCACGAGGATGCTCAATAATCTTGCGAACATTTTGCAAAAGGCGGAGGCATTTGCTAAGGCTAAAAATATCGATGAGGGTATATTGGTTAATGCCCGCCTAGCACCTGACATGTTTCCGCTTACTAAACAGGTGCAAATTGCTTGTGATCAAGTAAAAAATGGGATGGCCCGTTTAGCTGGTATTGAGCTGCCTAAATTTGACGATAACGAGACAACGTTTGCACAGTTGCAAGAGCGGATCACTAAAACGATTGCTTTTGCCAATAGCATTACGCCAGCTCAATTGGATGGTGCTGAAGCGAAAGAGATTAAGTTTTCGATTAAAGAATGGAATTTTGAGTTTGTGGGCGAGCAGTATTTACTGACTTGGATCATTCCAAACTTTTATTTTCATGTGACTACGGCCTATGACATCTTGCGTCACAATGGGCTAGAGATTGGTAAGTCCGATTTTCTAGGGGGTTAA
- a CDS encoding TIGR00645 family protein, which produces MTEDKQTYLDKKLRPLPRWIFMSRWLQAPLYLGLIVAQGVYVWQFWVELVHLIEMMANKSMTETALMLIVLGLIDVVMISNLLVMVIVGGWETFVSRLELENHPDQPEWLSHVNAGVLKVKLATAIIGISSIHLLKTFINAASYDEKTLMWQTLIHITFVLSALAIAFTEKIVAAAHKQH; this is translated from the coding sequence ATGACTGAAGACAAGCAAACCTACTTAGATAAAAAATTACGCCCCTTACCGCGTTGGATATTTATGTCCCGCTGGTTGCAGGCACCGCTCTATCTTGGCTTGATCGTAGCCCAGGGTGTGTATGTTTGGCAGTTTTGGGTAGAGCTCGTTCATCTGATTGAGATGATGGCCAATAAGAGCATGACCGAAACGGCTTTGATGTTGATCGTTTTGGGTTTGATTGACGTGGTCATGATCTCTAATTTATTGGTCATGGTGATTGTGGGTGGGTGGGAGACATTTGTTTCTAGATTAGAGTTAGAAAATCATCCCGATCAACCTGAGTGGTTATCCCATGTCAATGCGGGCGTGCTGAAGGTGAAATTGGCTACCGCCATTATTGGTATTTCATCAATTCATTTGCTTAAGACTTTTATTAATGCCGCATCCTATGATGAAAAAACCTTAATGTGGCAAACCTTGATCCACATTACATTTGTTCTATCTGCGCTGGCGATTGCCTTTACAGAAAAAATCGTTGCCGCTGCTCACAAGCAACATTAA
- a CDS encoding YkgJ family cysteine cluster protein yields the protein MSANPCFECGQCCQHFRVSFYHGEIAGNGVGTVPPELTTKLTDHIACMKGTEKGGAPCVALRYTAEEGYRCSIYEQRSSTCRDFNVLNEDGTPNPKCQELQLIAKQKKQQELAIKSQ from the coding sequence ATGAGTGCGAATCCCTGTTTTGAATGCGGACAATGCTGCCAGCATTTTCGGGTTAGTTTTTATCATGGAGAAATCGCGGGTAATGGTGTGGGCACGGTACCGCCAGAGCTCACTACTAAGCTGACCGATCACATCGCTTGCATGAAGGGTACTGAAAAGGGTGGTGCGCCTTGTGTCGCTTTACGCTACACCGCAGAAGAAGGTTACCGCTGCTCCATCTATGAACAGCGCTCTAGCACTTGCAGAGACTTTAATGTGCTCAATGAAGATGGTACGCCAAATCCTAAGTGTCAAGAATTGCAACTAATTGCTAAGCAGAAAAAGCAGCAAGAATTGGCGATCAAATCCCAATAA